Proteins from a single region of Dysosmobacter acutus:
- a CDS encoding DUF421 domain-containing protein: protein MSTAFLRTVILYLMIMLGLRLTGKRQIGQLEPAELALTMMISDLATVPMQDFGIPLLAGVIPILTLLALSTLFSYCSLKSLRFRAFVCGTPAILIEDGRICQDVLRKNRFTLDELIEELRGQGIGDLSTVKYAILENSGQLSVLPYPANAPVTPRDMGITPASRATLPVILINDGRVMTTNLNACGKSANWLHKELKKHKLRNPSQVFLLTLDQEGTVCCIPKEDN from the coding sequence ATGTCAACCGCATTTTTACGAACGGTGATTCTGTATCTGATGATTATGCTGGGGCTGCGCCTGACCGGAAAGCGGCAGATCGGCCAGCTGGAACCGGCGGAGCTGGCTCTGACCATGATGATCTCCGATCTGGCCACCGTACCCATGCAGGATTTCGGGATTCCCCTGCTGGCCGGAGTCATCCCCATTCTGACGCTCCTGGCCCTCTCCACCCTGTTCTCCTACTGCTCTTTGAAAAGTCTCCGCTTCCGCGCCTTTGTCTGCGGAACGCCCGCCATCTTAATTGAAGACGGCCGCATCTGCCAGGACGTGCTGCGCAAGAACCGATTTACGCTGGACGAACTGATAGAGGAGCTCCGGGGCCAGGGAATCGGCGATTTATCCACCGTAAAATACGCCATTTTGGAAAATTCGGGTCAGCTTTCGGTTCTCCCCTATCCGGCCAACGCCCCGGTGACGCCACGGGATATGGGAATCACGCCGGCAAGCCGGGCCACGCTGCCAGTGATCCTGATCAACGACGGCCGGGTGATGACCACAAACCTGAACGCCTGCGGGAAAAGCGCCAACTGGCTGCACAAGGAATTGAAAAAGCACAAGCTCCGAAACCCCTCCCAGGTCTTTCTTCTCACGTTGGACCAGGAGGGTACGGTCTGCTGCATTCCAAAGGAGGACAATTAA
- the rplT gene encoding 50S ribosomal protein L20, which translates to MARVKGAMMTRKRRNKTLKLAKGYWGSKSKHFKMANQAVMKSLTYAYVGRRLKKRDFRQLWITRISAACKMNGMNYSTFMHGLKVAGIEINRKMLAEMAVNDAAAFTQLVEVAKKAA; encoded by the coding sequence ATGGCAAGAGTAAAAGGCGCGATGATGACGCGCAAAAGAAGAAATAAGACGCTGAAACTGGCTAAGGGCTACTGGGGTTCCAAGTCCAAGCATTTTAAGATGGCCAACCAGGCTGTCATGAAGTCCCTGACCTACGCTTATGTGGGCCGCCGCCTGAAGAAGAGAGACTTCCGTCAGCTGTGGATCACCCGCATCTCCGCCGCCTGCAAGATGAACGGCATGAACTACTCCACCTTTATGCACGGCCTGAAGGTAGCCGGCATTGAAATCAACCGCAAGATGCTGGCTGAGATGGCGGTCAATGACGCCGCCGCGTTCACTCAGCTTGTCGAGGTTGCCAAGAAGGCTGCCTGA
- a CDS encoding pyridoxamine 5'-phosphate oxidase family protein, translating into MFPELRRKRQSLPLEACDAILKRGTSGVLALIGEEGYPYAVPLSYVWDGEKLYFHCAKNGHKMDAIRRDPRASFCVIDQDQVVPEEYTSYFRSVIVFGTVRILEEDGEKWAAVKKIALKYAPDDSGENREEVIKREWKALGMLELTVDHMTGKEAIELVSAKGNQ; encoded by the coding sequence ATGTTTCCTGAGCTGAGAAGAAAACGGCAGTCGTTGCCGCTGGAAGCGTGTGATGCGATCCTGAAAAGAGGGACCTCCGGGGTTTTGGCGCTGATCGGAGAAGAGGGGTATCCCTATGCCGTGCCGTTGAGTTATGTCTGGGATGGGGAGAAACTCTATTTCCACTGCGCGAAAAACGGACACAAGATGGATGCGATCCGGAGAGACCCCAGGGCATCCTTCTGTGTCATCGACCAGGACCAGGTGGTTCCGGAGGAGTACACCTCCTATTTCAGAAGCGTCATTGTGTTCGGTACCGTGCGCATTCTGGAGGAGGATGGGGAGAAGTGGGCCGCCGTCAAGAAAATCGCGCTCAAATACGCGCCGGATGACAGTGGGGAAAACCGGGAAGAGGTCATCAAGCGGGAGTGGAAGGCCCTTGGCATGCTGGAGCTGACTGTTGACCACATGACAGGCAAGGAAGCGATTGAGCTGGTGTCCGCAAAGGGAAATCAGTGA
- a CDS encoding glutamine amidotransferase — MKILFVGESAIVHTVEYKGYDSFSATRYGEAFPVMGQMLRSLGHEVTHIPCHLVYREFPRTLEGLQAYDVILFSDVGSNTFLLLPDMLSTGKPVPNLLKLVCQFVDEGGGFAMIGGYMTFQGMDGKGKYKNSVLEKILPVELYYGDDRQETPEGTYLRCVPDSHPILAGIPAEMPYILGYNKLKAKSGAQVLIREEGDAILSAWQWGKGRVVAYAPDCAAHWAPKAMTEWEYYPRLWDNMVRYLGGQF; from the coding sequence ATGAAGATCTTGTTTGTAGGGGAATCTGCCATAGTGCACACCGTCGAATACAAGGGGTACGACAGCTTCTCCGCCACCCGGTACGGCGAGGCATTTCCCGTCATGGGGCAAATGCTCCGCAGTCTGGGACATGAAGTGACCCACATCCCCTGTCACCTGGTGTACCGGGAGTTTCCACGGACCCTGGAGGGACTGCAGGCCTATGATGTGATTCTTTTCTCCGATGTGGGCAGCAACACGTTTTTGCTGCTGCCGGATATGCTCTCCACCGGAAAGCCGGTGCCCAACCTCCTGAAGCTGGTCTGCCAGTTTGTGGACGAGGGAGGAGGCTTTGCCATGATCGGCGGATACATGACCTTCCAGGGAATGGACGGCAAGGGAAAGTATAAAAATTCCGTGCTGGAGAAAATTCTGCCTGTGGAGCTCTACTATGGAGACGACCGGCAGGAGACGCCGGAGGGAACCTATCTCAGGTGCGTGCCGGACAGCCACCCGATTCTGGCGGGTATCCCGGCGGAGATGCCCTACATACTGGGCTATAACAAGCTCAAAGCGAAAAGCGGCGCCCAGGTGCTGATCAGGGAGGAGGGCGACGCCATCCTCTCCGCGTGGCAGTGGGGCAAGGGCCGGGTAGTGGCCTACGCGCCGGACTGCGCCGCCCACTGGGCGCCGAAGGCAATGACGGAGTGGGAGTATTATCCCCGGCTGTGGGACAACATGGTCCGTTATCTGGGCGGGCAATTCTGA
- a CDS encoding DMT family transporter has translation MITKMDKRKLTAHLLAIVTVTVWATTFIASKKLLGIFSPLQILFMRFILAYIALWIIRPRRLRLSKKEELCFLLMGVFGGTLYFYTENTALVYTLASNVSIIVATAPILTALLAHFCTRDEKLRSSSVWGFFIAITGVVLVVCNGAYVLKVNPLGDFLSLCAAISWAVYSMLLKRFASKYDSFLVTRRTMLWGILTALPLILIEGKPLDLSALKAPTPLFCLLFLGLVGSAACYVFWATAVERLGVVKTNSYIYLVPFITIVAAALLLKEPISFAAVLGAGLITAGVVVAQRRPKSEPVQDPVPEQEQSSAE, from the coding sequence GTGATCACCAAAATGGACAAGCGCAAGCTCACGGCGCATCTGCTGGCCATCGTCACAGTCACTGTGTGGGCCACCACATTTATTGCAAGCAAAAAACTGCTTGGCATTTTTTCCCCGCTGCAAATTCTCTTTATGCGCTTTATCCTGGCCTACATCGCCCTTTGGATCATTCGCCCCCGCCGCCTCCGACTGAGTAAAAAGGAAGAGCTCTGCTTCCTTCTGATGGGGGTGTTCGGCGGAACACTCTATTTCTATACGGAGAACACCGCTCTTGTCTACACCCTTGCTTCCAACGTCAGCATCATCGTAGCCACCGCGCCCATTCTCACCGCTCTGCTGGCCCATTTCTGCACCCGGGATGAAAAGCTGCGCTCCAGCTCGGTCTGGGGCTTTTTCATCGCCATCACCGGTGTGGTGCTGGTGGTATGCAACGGCGCCTATGTGCTGAAAGTCAATCCCCTTGGGGACTTTCTCTCCCTCTGCGCTGCGATCTCCTGGGCGGTTTACTCCATGCTGCTCAAGCGCTTTGCCAGCAAGTACGACTCCTTCCTGGTGACCCGGCGCACCATGCTCTGGGGAATTCTCACCGCTCTGCCCCTGATTTTGATTGAGGGAAAACCCCTCGACCTCTCCGCACTGAAAGCGCCCACGCCCCTGTTCTGTCTGCTGTTCTTAGGGCTGGTGGGCAGCGCCGCGTGCTATGTCTTCTGGGCCACAGCGGTGGAGCGGCTTGGCGTGGTGAAGACAAACAGCTACATCTATCTTGTTCCCTTTATCACCATCGTGGCAGCCGCCCTGCTGTTAAAAGAACCCATCTCCTTTGCGGCCGTTCTTGGCGCGGGACTGATCACCGCCGGTGTGGTCGTGGCCCAGCGGCGTCCAAAATCCGAACCGGTACAAGACCCTGTTCCCGAACAGGAACAAAGCAGCGCCGAATAA
- the glmS gene encoding glutamine--fructose-6-phosphate transaminase (isomerizing): MCGIIGYVGGEQVAPILLQGLRRMEYRGYDSAGVAICSAQKGLQVKKTKGRIQALSDMVHGGSDLEGTVGIGHTRWATHGEPSNVNAHPHVSESGKFALVHNGIIENYMEIKEVLQKKGVQFTSDTDSEVVAQLLEYFYQESGDMLEAVSRVLGRIQGSYGFAILCEEDPDTMITARKDSPLILGYGDGFNFVASDVTAMIQYTRDISYMEDGEIAVLTRDEIQVYNSLLEPVEKQHSYVDWEISAAEKGGYPHFMLKEIMEQPEAFRKAVFPRIKDGRVVLEDLHITPEYIRNIQKIDIIACGSSYHVGMVGKYNLERLLRKSVEVVLASEFRYCDPLVDEHTLVIVISQSGETLDTMAAMREAKRLGARTLSIVNVVGSSIAKESDDVLYTWAGPEIAVATTKAYSTQLAVLDLVGLYFADILGTIEAEEYRAIVKEMLCLPAKMEEVLNKTEDVQYFASRYFNHASVFFIGRNLDYALGLEGSLKLKEISYIHSEAYASGELKHGTISLIEQGTLVVALGTYAPLFDKAMSNVVEVKARGAEVLALTTESFREKMEKTADSVLCIPDTHRMLQPSLGVVPLQLFSYYVALQRGCDIDKPRNLAKSVTVE, encoded by the coding sequence ATGTGTGGAATTATCGGATATGTGGGCGGCGAGCAGGTGGCGCCCATTTTGCTTCAGGGCCTGCGGCGCATGGAGTACCGCGGCTATGACTCGGCCGGCGTGGCCATCTGCTCCGCTCAGAAGGGGCTGCAGGTGAAAAAGACCAAGGGCCGCATCCAGGCTCTATCGGACATGGTCCACGGCGGCAGCGACCTGGAGGGGACGGTGGGCATCGGCCACACCCGCTGGGCCACCCACGGAGAGCCGTCCAATGTCAACGCCCACCCCCATGTCAGCGAGTCGGGCAAATTTGCCCTGGTGCACAACGGCATCATTGAAAACTATATGGAGATCAAGGAGGTGCTTCAGAAAAAAGGCGTCCAATTCACCTCGGACACGGACTCCGAGGTGGTGGCCCAGCTGCTGGAGTACTTTTATCAGGAGTCCGGGGATATGTTGGAGGCGGTCTCCCGCGTGTTGGGGCGGATCCAGGGGTCCTACGGATTCGCCATTCTCTGTGAAGAGGACCCGGATACCATGATCACCGCCCGGAAGGACAGTCCCCTGATCTTAGGCTATGGCGACGGGTTCAACTTCGTGGCCTCCGACGTGACGGCCATGATCCAGTACACCCGGGATATCAGCTACATGGAGGACGGGGAGATCGCCGTTTTGACCCGGGATGAAATCCAGGTGTACAATTCACTGCTGGAGCCGGTGGAAAAGCAGCACAGCTATGTGGACTGGGAAATCTCCGCAGCCGAGAAAGGCGGATACCCTCACTTCATGCTCAAGGAGATTATGGAGCAGCCCGAGGCCTTCCGCAAGGCGGTGTTCCCCCGCATTAAGGACGGCCGTGTGGTGTTGGAGGACCTTCACATCACGCCGGAGTACATCCGGAACATCCAGAAAATCGACATCATCGCCTGTGGGTCCTCCTATCATGTGGGCATGGTGGGCAAATACAACCTGGAGCGGCTTTTGCGAAAGAGCGTGGAGGTGGTGCTGGCTTCAGAGTTCCGCTACTGCGACCCTCTGGTGGATGAACACACCCTGGTCATTGTCATCAGCCAGTCCGGCGAGACGCTGGACACCATGGCCGCCATGCGGGAGGCAAAGCGCCTGGGCGCCCGCACGCTGTCCATTGTCAACGTGGTGGGTTCCTCCATCGCCAAGGAGTCCGACGACGTGCTCTACACCTGGGCCGGGCCGGAGATCGCGGTGGCCACCACCAAGGCCTACTCCACCCAGCTGGCGGTGCTGGACCTGGTGGGGCTCTATTTTGCCGACATCCTTGGCACCATTGAGGCGGAGGAGTATCGGGCCATCGTCAAGGAGATGCTGTGCCTTCCCGCCAAGATGGAGGAGGTGCTGAACAAGACTGAGGATGTTCAGTATTTTGCCTCCCGGTACTTTAACCACGCCTCCGTGTTTTTCATCGGCCGAAACCTGGACTATGCCCTTGGGCTGGAGGGCTCGCTGAAGCTGAAGGAGATCTCCTACATCCACTCTGAGGCCTATGCCTCCGGCGAGCTGAAGCACGGCACCATCTCCCTCATTGAGCAGGGCACCCTGGTGGTGGCCCTTGGGACCTATGCGCCGCTGTTCGACAAGGCCATGAGCAATGTGGTGGAGGTCAAGGCAAGAGGGGCCGAGGTCCTGGCGCTGACCACGGAGAGCTTCCGGGAGAAGATGGAGAAAACGGCGGACAGCGTCCTGTGCATCCCGGATACCCATCGGATGCTCCAGCCCTCCTTGGGCGTTGTGCCGCTGCAGCTCTTCTCCTACTATGTGGCGCTGCAAAGAGGCTGCGACATCGATAAACCCCGGAACCTTGCAAAAAGTGTGACGGTGGAGTAA
- a CDS encoding helix-turn-helix transcriptional regulator codes for MSDFSSNLRRLRKRSGLSQEALAGRLAVTRQTVSSWERGNSYPDLELLTRISDVLQTSPNDLLYPPAKKRASVGNPSPRSFRTVAVILFVAGLLLGISAASQSYASSPDTVSWHFVLSDALPYWVAAFLSGMVFIGFEQVLLLLQDIRWGESN; via the coding sequence ATGTCAGACTTCAGCAGCAATTTGAGGCGCCTGAGAAAGCGCTCCGGTCTTTCCCAGGAGGCGCTGGCGGGCCGCCTGGCGGTAACCCGGCAAACGGTTTCAAGCTGGGAGCGCGGGAACTCCTATCCGGACCTGGAGCTGCTGACAAGGATCAGCGACGTTCTCCAGACCAGCCCCAACGACCTTCTCTACCCACCCGCCAAAAAAAGAGCGTCCGTGGGAAACCCTTCTCCCCGCAGTTTTCGGACCGTTGCGGTGATTTTGTTTGTTGCGGGGCTTTTGCTTGGTATATCCGCCGCAAGCCAATCATACGCCTCATCGCCGGATACGGTAAGCTGGCACTTTGTCCTTTCAGACGCCCTGCCGTACTGGGTAGCGGCGTTTTTATCCGGAATGGTATTTATTGGATTTGAGCAGGTCCTCCTGCTGCTTCAGGATATCCGCTGGGGCGAATCAAACTGA
- the rpmI gene encoding 50S ribosomal protein L35 translates to MPKLKTHSGSKKRFNLTKTGKVKRAKAYKSHILTKKDTKRGRRLRAGGYADVTNEATIRKMIPYK, encoded by the coding sequence ATGCCCAAGCTGAAAACCCACAGTGGTTCCAAAAAGAGATTTAATCTGACCAAAACCGGCAAAGTCAAGCGCGCCAAGGCTTATAAGAGTCATATCCTGACCAAGAAGGATACCAAGCGCGGAAGACGCCTCCGTGCCGGCGGCTATGCGGATGTCACCAACGAAGCGACGATCCGCAAGATGATTCCCTATAAATAA
- a CDS encoding type II toxin-antitoxin system PemK/MazF family toxin encodes MDTSVKRGDIYYADLSPVVGSEQGGVRPVLIIQNDTGNRYSPTVIAAAITSQTGKARLPTHIELSAARSGLTRDSVVLLEQVRTLDKRRLREKMGKADDAVMEQIDTAIAVSFGLQQHDQLV; translated from the coding sequence GTGGATACAAGCGTAAAGCGCGGCGACATTTATTACGCCGACCTCAGCCCGGTGGTAGGCAGTGAGCAGGGAGGCGTCCGTCCGGTTCTGATCATTCAAAATGACACGGGCAACCGGTACAGCCCCACTGTGATCGCGGCTGCGATCACCTCACAGACGGGAAAAGCCAGACTGCCCACCCACATTGAACTTTCTGCTGCCCGTTCCGGCTTGACCCGGGATTCGGTGGTGCTTCTGGAGCAGGTCCGTACGCTGGATAAGCGCAGGCTGCGGGAGAAGATGGGAAAGGCCGACGATGCGGTGATGGAGCAGATCGATACGGCGATAGCGGTGAGTTTTGGTCTGCAGCAGCACGACCAACTGGTATAG
- the infC gene encoding translation initiation factor IF-3 produces the protein MHELNEEICDKEIRLIGSEGEQLGIMSSAEALKIADEQGLDLVKISPQAQPPVCKLMNYGKFRFEQGKREKEARKNQHVVEIKEIRMSPSIDIGDFNTKLKNAQKFIAEGNRVKVSVRFRGREMAHTDLGRALLARFAEQCAEVATLDKAAKLEGRNMSMFLSPKAGK, from the coding sequence ATGCATGAACTGAATGAAGAGATCTGCGATAAGGAGATCCGCCTGATCGGCTCCGAAGGGGAACAGCTTGGCATCATGTCCTCGGCGGAGGCATTGAAAATTGCTGATGAGCAGGGGTTGGACCTGGTAAAAATCTCTCCTCAGGCGCAACCCCCTGTCTGTAAGCTGATGAACTATGGAAAGTTCCGCTTTGAGCAGGGCAAGCGTGAAAAAGAGGCCAGAAAGAATCAGCACGTGGTGGAGATCAAGGAAATTCGCATGTCTCCGAGCATTGACATTGGGGACTTCAATACGAAGCTCAAGAATGCCCAGAAGTTCATCGCCGAAGGCAACCGCGTCAAGGTCTCCGTCAGATTCCGCGGCCGTGAAATGGCCCATACGGATCTGGGCAGGGCGCTTTTGGCCCGGTTTGCCGAACAGTGTGCCGAAGTAGCGACATTGGATAAGGCCGCCAAACTGGAGGGCCGGAATATGTCCATGTTCCTCTCCCCCAAGGCTGGCAAGTAA
- a CDS encoding GH25 family lysozyme has translation MGKTLRVTIVGALLAALLLGSAQASFTDTEGHWAYSAISKWSEQYGIIKGYENGTFQPNSSITRGAFSVILDRVMHYQTTSAAETFTDTLGTWCESEVLKLNAAGVMLGNEGRALIWDTISRQEAVTMVARAFGIPEAEEESAYADAGHISDFAKGYVAAMARYLTDTGENLFRPRDAITRAEVVSLLDNMVSVLYQKSGSYSEEVNGNLMVNAPDVVLANMHIAGDLIVAPGATTAVTMKNVSVDGHIRNFSSHEVAVDDTPQVPDTPVTPPNPPAPTGSALTPTGNVTGETIAYSGKQIPVLQGVKANDLDQSGFYWENGRLNYGAGNYTARFGIDVSAYQNRACPDTTIDWEAAAADGVNFAMIRVGLRGTSSGKLNADAFYAKNLEGAYAAGIEAGAYFFAQAVTVEEAIEEADFVISLLEGHNVTGPVAYDWEMHDSSYRVYGTDPGVASACALAFCDRIAQAGYQPMIYVGNYVGYIKYGEYMDQLSKYPLWFAEYKTTASEKLYPTFYYQPNYWQYSSSGTVAGITGNVDCNLQLIPR, from the coding sequence ATGGGGAAGACACTACGGGTGACGATTGTGGGAGCGCTGTTGGCGGCACTGCTTTTGGGCAGCGCGCAGGCCAGCTTCACGGATACCGAGGGCCACTGGGCCTACAGTGCCATCAGCAAATGGAGCGAACAGTACGGGATCATCAAGGGATATGAAAACGGGACCTTCCAGCCCAACAGTTCCATCACCCGTGGGGCGTTTTCCGTTATTTTGGATCGGGTGATGCACTATCAGACCACCTCGGCGGCGGAGACCTTTACCGACACGCTGGGCACGTGGTGCGAGTCTGAGGTGCTGAAGCTGAACGCCGCCGGCGTCATGTTGGGCAATGAGGGAAGGGCGCTGATCTGGGACACCATCAGCCGCCAGGAGGCGGTGACCATGGTGGCCCGCGCCTTTGGGATTCCCGAGGCGGAAGAGGAGTCCGCCTATGCCGACGCTGGTCATATCTCCGACTTTGCCAAGGGATACGTGGCCGCCATGGCCCGCTATCTCACCGACACCGGGGAAAATCTTTTCCGGCCTCGTGATGCCATCACCCGGGCGGAGGTGGTCAGCCTGCTGGACAACATGGTCTCGGTCCTCTATCAGAAGTCGGGCTCCTATTCCGAGGAAGTGAACGGCAATTTGATGGTCAACGCGCCGGATGTGGTTCTTGCAAACATGCATATTGCGGGCGATCTGATCGTGGCGCCGGGAGCCACCACTGCCGTGACCATGAAAAACGTCTCAGTGGACGGGCACATCCGCAATTTCAGCAGCCATGAGGTGGCGGTGGACGATACACCCCAGGTTCCCGACACGCCTGTGACCCCGCCGAATCCGCCCGCGCCCACCGGGTCGGCCCTGACGCCCACCGGAAATGTCACCGGAGAGACCATCGCCTACAGCGGAAAGCAGATTCCGGTGCTTCAGGGAGTGAAGGCAAATGACTTGGACCAGAGCGGCTTCTACTGGGAAAACGGCCGGCTGAACTACGGCGCGGGCAACTACACGGCCCGCTTCGGCATCGACGTGTCCGCCTACCAGAACCGGGCCTGTCCCGACACCACCATCGACTGGGAGGCCGCTGCCGCGGACGGCGTGAATTTTGCCATGATCAGGGTGGGCCTGCGGGGCACCTCCAGCGGCAAGCTGAACGCGGACGCCTTCTATGCCAAGAACCTGGAAGGCGCTTATGCGGCGGGAATTGAGGCCGGAGCCTACTTCTTTGCCCAGGCCGTCACCGTGGAGGAGGCCATTGAAGAGGCGGACTTTGTCATCAGCCTGCTGGAAGGCCACAACGTCACCGGCCCTGTGGCCTACGACTGGGAGATGCACGACTCCTCTTACCGGGTCTACGGCACAGACCCCGGCGTGGCTTCCGCCTGCGCCCTGGCCTTCTGCGACCGGATTGCCCAGGCGGGTTACCAGCCCATGATCTATGTGGGCAACTACGTGGGCTACATCAAATACGGCGAGTACATGGACCAGCTGAGCAAGTACCCCCTGTGGTTTGCCGAGTACAAGACCACAGCGTCAGAAAAGCTCTACCCCACCTTCTACTATCAGCCCAACTACTGGCAGTATTCAAGCAGCGGCACAGTGGCCGGAATCACCGGCAACGTAGACTGCAACCTTCAGCTGATCCCCCGGTGA
- a CDS encoding LacI family DNA-binding transcriptional regulator: MAGIREIAEMTGLSVATVSHVINNTRQVSKRSRELVEKAIEETGYKPNRAARMLRTQQSKTMAMIIPRVRPGMSTNVFFMDVLSGAKDYLQTKGYNMIVSTYTEEEGEGTDELRDLEVLKQQWVDGILIVPNKKKQTLFADVMESGIPFVVIDRLVTDIPSPCVCSDNVSAAHKAVKLLYDSGKRRIGYIGGSPDSFTGHDRYQGYCDGLAACGLMLDETIVSLSQKHTVRSGSEGAEQLLEHQADAIFVANDVKAVGVLKALNQRGVKVPEDVGVIGFDDYEWMEISSPPLTTIRQSPYLMGQEGARLLLRRIEDPNCTERIVLETEIVRRRSHGKGE, translated from the coding sequence ATGGCGGGAATCCGGGAGATCGCTGAGATGACAGGGCTGTCCGTGGCGACAGTGTCCCATGTGATCAATAACACCCGGCAGGTGTCCAAGCGGAGCCGGGAGCTGGTGGAAAAGGCTATAGAGGAAACCGGCTACAAGCCCAACCGGGCGGCGCGGATGCTGCGGACCCAGCAGTCCAAGACCATGGCGATGATCATACCAAGGGTGCGGCCCGGTATGTCCACCAACGTGTTTTTTATGGATGTGCTCAGCGGCGCCAAAGACTATCTCCAGACCAAGGGGTACAACATGATCGTCAGCACGTACACCGAGGAAGAAGGGGAGGGGACGGATGAGCTGCGGGATCTGGAAGTCCTGAAGCAGCAGTGGGTGGACGGCATCCTCATCGTACCCAACAAGAAAAAGCAGACCCTGTTCGCGGACGTGATGGAAAGCGGTATTCCTTTTGTGGTGATAGACCGTCTGGTGACGGATATCCCCAGTCCCTGCGTATGCTCAGACAATGTTTCGGCGGCGCATAAGGCAGTGAAGCTGCTCTATGACAGCGGCAAGCGCCGCATTGGATATATCGGCGGCAGCCCGGATTCCTTCACGGGCCACGACCGCTATCAGGGATATTGCGACGGCCTTGCGGCCTGTGGATTGATGCTGGATGAAACGATAGTCAGCCTCTCTCAGAAGCACACGGTCCGCTCGGGCAGCGAGGGAGCAGAGCAGCTGCTGGAGCATCAAGCGGACGCAATTTTTGTGGCCAATGACGTAAAGGCCGTGGGCGTGCTCAAGGCTCTTAATCAAAGGGGGGTGAAGGTGCCGGAGGATGTGGGCGTCATCGGGTTTGACGACTATGAGTGGATGGAAATATCCTCTCCGCCCCTGACCACTATCCGGCAAAGCCCCTATCTGATGGGACAGGAGGGAGCGCGGCTGCTGCTCCGGCGCATTGAAGACCCCAACTGCACGGAGCGGATCGTGCTGGAGACGGAAATTGTCCGCCGCCGCTCCCATGGGAAAGGGGAATAA
- the nrdR gene encoding transcriptional regulator NrdR has translation MNCPYCGYGESKVIDSRPADEGNSIRRRRECLSCVKRFTTYETVESLPMVVIKKDGSRQSFDRRKVLGGMMRACEKRPVSMAQLEQIAEEIEQNLQNSLEREISTELIGEQVMDRLKTVDEVAYVRFASVYRQFKDINTFMSELNKLLENK, from the coding sequence ATGAATTGTCCCTATTGTGGTTATGGAGAGAGCAAGGTGATCGACTCCCGTCCAGCGGACGAGGGAAACAGCATCCGCCGCCGCAGGGAGTGCCTCTCCTGCGTCAAGCGCTTCACCACCTATGAAACGGTGGAGAGTCTGCCCATGGTGGTCATCAAAAAGGATGGCAGCCGGCAGAGCTTTGACCGGAGAAAGGTCCTGGGCGGCATGATGCGGGCCTGTGAAAAGCGGCCTGTCTCCATGGCGCAGTTAGAACAGATCGCGGAGGAAATCGAGCAGAATCTGCAAAACTCCCTGGAGCGGGAGATCAGCACGGAACTGATCGGCGAGCAGGTCATGGACCGGCTCAAGACGGTGGATGAGGTGGCCTATGTCCGCTTTGCTTCCGTATACCGCCAGTTCAAGGACATCAACACCTTTATGAGCGAGCTCAATAAGCTGCTGGAAAATAAGTGA
- a CDS encoding DUF4363 family protein, which produces MKSLWVPVSLLALILTFSLLNGALVSKAVGQWDALLLQAEDSALQGDWDGARRAVEECYQQWGAKQTYLHIVERHGELDQAETLFLRAAALAAREELSDFLTESQDLRSQLALLAEMEQLSAKNVLTYFPAAY; this is translated from the coding sequence ATGAAATCACTTTGGGTCCCCGTCTCTCTGCTGGCACTGATCCTGACGTTCTCGCTTCTCAACGGCGCTCTGGTCAGCAAGGCCGTGGGTCAATGGGACGCCCTGCTGCTCCAGGCGGAGGACAGCGCCCTTCAGGGGGACTGGGACGGAGCGCGGCGCGCGGTGGAGGAGTGCTATCAGCAGTGGGGTGCAAAGCAGACCTATCTCCACATCGTGGAGCGCCACGGAGAACTGGATCAGGCCGAAACCCTCTTCCTGCGCGCAGCCGCTCTTGCGGCACGGGAGGAGCTGAGCGACTTTCTCACCGAATCCCAGGACCTGCGTTCGCAGCTTGCCCTGCTTGCGGAGATGGAACAGCTCAGCGCCAAAAATGTGCTCACTTATTTTCCAGCAGCTTATTGA